TTTATATAAAAACCACAAAAGTCTGATATTCATTCTAACAAAATTGTTCAGAAAGTGTGAAAAATTTTACCATCAAGCCTCATGAAATCCTAATGTTTGGCGTGCAATAATGATCCAATTATACTACCGTTTAAACATCTATTGGTTCTCATATAGTTTACAATCAATGAATTTCAAGCAATAAACCTGGAGAGCAACAAGTGAATCACAAAATGGTGATTATAAGACTCACTTTTGCTAATCTTGATGATGTCGCTCCATGATAGTTATTTTAAAACAAGGTTCACTTTCTATAAGAACAATGGAATGCCCATATCATTCATCagttattcttctttttttcttttttataaattcTCTTCAAGTTCTTTGAGAAGTAAAGGATAAAAAATTCAGTACTGCTCAGAATATATAGGTTGGTGCTGGTGGCTgttcattttattattattttttggtgaTACCAGGCAATACAAGTTGGTGTATCAATACCGTACTGGTTTGAAACTGGTTACAAGAATCAATATCAAACTGAGATCTAAACCCTTGTCCTGTATCATATCTGTCATAACCCCGAATTCAGAATTACGTTGGCTACGCCCCAAAAAGGACTTGTAAGATTGAAGGGATTAtaactaagatacaaaatcaaggCTTATCCTGTAACTGACATGTGGCTGATCATATCAGGTGTTACAATTGGGATCTCAAGTCAACATAATTTGACAGAGATATTACCAAAAGAAGGAAAGTCTAAATGTAATTTCAGTATATATTGCTTAGTATCACCTAAATTTATGCAATTGACATAACTTTGAGCATATACCTAAACCTATTCATTTGAAGTACCAAGAAAAACAAAAGCCTGTCATTTTCCTTTAGCAAATGAAATATAATTGTACAAAAATATTCAGCACAAGTTCTTAATTGTATAAGAAGATTGTATGATTGCATAGACATGAATTTGGTCATTTAGTGACTAACCTTCACCATTTTCAGAGCATACTTTTCCTTTGATGGCCCAACACAGTCTCTTTCAAAATGCTCATTGCATTGATCAAAACTAGCATTGAACTTTCTCATGGAAGGAAGTCCTGTTGCTAGAAGGCCATCCATTCTATCCTCGCACTCACTCCAGCTGGCTTCACATAGTTTAATTGACAGATATTTGTTTTCTGTAATGTGAGTGTCATAAACCTGACAATGGCAGTCACACAAGTACAGTTAAtaacaaaataattaaattagcAAGAAAAAATTACAACCTGGAAGTAATAAATAAACTGATGAAGGTATACATGACACACTTTGAGTAATAGCTTATTATGCATATAAAAAATGTGAGCACCAAGGACCACCATGCCAGTTGCCACATGTTAGCATGTACTATTCTGCAAGGATACTGACAGTACGTGCTGGAGATGCCAAAAAATGACTAGGATAACTTTTTTTTGCATATTTTGGTTGACATAGAAGCACAACCTGCCAGAAGAACAGTATCAACTTGCTCCCATACCATAAAATGACAATTCTTGCTGAGCAAGTAATGCTTACACTAAAAGATAAGTATCATAACATCTCAGTTACTTCAACTTAAAGTAAAACTTGATATAAACAACAAATCTTAAACATAACCAAATTTATATAAGAtatattagatttatttttttcaatttaGTCATCACAACTAATTTCAGTCTCAAGTTCCCTACACCTGGTTAGCAGTTAGCatgataatttctttttttattccaAATCATCGGTTATCATCCAATTTAATAGGAAAGCAGGTATTTAACATTCAAGATACGGATTTCTTATGTACTAGTCTCCCATTTAAAGTAAACTGCAAGATGATCAAGAAAATCATGGAGAAGAATTTTCGTCAGtacacttgatatatatttaagaGTAAAATCATATCTATTATCTAATTTTTAACTTGGTTATTCTCTTAGATTTCATATTATAGTTTTTTGTTTAACAACCATACAAATTCTTGATTCTAAATGAAGAACATGCACCTTCAAGccactaaaataaaaataaaaaatggaaaAAGATTAATTACTTAAAAGACTAAGAGAGATCAAACTTCCACCACAGGCAAAGCACTATAGAAAGACATGGTTTAGTATTGGGTTAAAGAAGTTGAAACTTCAAAAAATTTTGAAGGATTAGAGGAAAGCAAATAGTATGGAcctaaggaagaagaaaaaattacATTGTTAAAAATGGACAATTCACTATGATGAGAGGAATGCTCTTAAATATTCCACATTGTCACTTTAAATCTACTCAATGGACAGCATGAATATATTCTTAGGAAAGAATCAAGGAACTACTATGCCAATCCCAAAGAATTTTGCAATAATATGCAAAATGCCCTAGATATTTGCACTTCTAAACTGCAGCAAGTTATAGCCACATTgttaaatgtcaaagatgtctccTGAAGTTCCTTTCCTAAATTGCTAGCCATACTTCTGTGGTAGAAGTAACATGAGGATTCCTCCCTCATTATCCAGCAATTAGTAGCATAATTTCTTTTTTAATCAAAAGATCAGTTATCATCCAATTTAATAGGAAAGCAGGTTTTTAACATTCTAATTATGGATTTCTTGCACATTAGTTTCCCATTTCAAGTAAACTGCAAGATCAAGAAAATTGTGGAGGGAAGAATTTTCTTCTACACACTTGATTATACATTTAAGAGTAAAATCATATCTATATGCTAGTTTTAAACTTTGTTACTCATCTTAGATTTCATCTTATAGTTTCTTTTTCTGCAACCATCCAAATTCTAGAGCTTTAAACTTTCTTCTAAATGAAGAACATCCCCCCTTCAAGCcactaaaaattaaataataaaagttGGAAAAAGATTAATACTTAAAAGACTAAGAGGGATTGAATTTCCACCACAGGCAAAGCACTGCAGAAAGACATGGTATGGTATTGGGTAAAAAGATTGCTAAATCTCCAAAAACAATTTAGGAAGATTAGAAGAAAGCAAATGGTTCTTTACTTCTTTTATGCTTTTGAGAAGTCTGGTTCTAAGGAAGAAGAAGGGTTAAATTCTTAAAAATGGATAATTCACTATGATGAGAGGAATGCTCTGAAATATTCCACATTATCACTTTAAATCAACTCAAGGGACAGCATGAATATGTTCTTAGGAAAGACTCGAGGAACTACTATGCCAATCCTAaagattttttggaataatatgcAAAATGCCCATAGATATTTACACTTCTATATTGCAGCAATTTATAACCACATTGTTAAATGTCAAAGAATTTTCTTGAAGTTCCTCTACTTAACTGCTAGCCATACTTCCATGGTAGCAGTAACATGAGGATTCTTCCCTCGTGTATCTGAAAATGGAGCAGGAATACAGAGCAAATCCAAGTCTTGGAGGCTTTCTATCAGTAAATAGAACAATGAGAACCAAATTAACCTTTTTGATTTCATTATTGAATTTCAGAAGGGATTGTTTAGCGCTGCGCCAACCAaaatattgtttatcaaacagaTTGTTTGCTTTCGCCTTTGAAACCTCATGAGCCAACAGCAGCTTGTCCTCTGGTACAGGCAGCTGCAAATTGGATATCTCTTTATTGTATAACTTCAAGCAGCGTTCAAGAATTTCCTTATTAAATACTTCCGCAATTGAACCTGTAGATGGAATTTCACCTTCATTCAAGGCATCAAGAGTCTGCGAAAACCCATGTATATAATGGTTAGAGCAATTAAAGCTTACAAGTAACTTCTCAACAATTATGTAACAGATTATGTCCAGTTTGAGCTTTGCAAGTAAAAAATGACATACATCATGAATAACAATGATATCGGATAGATAGTTGAGAAGAACACAAAGACATGCAAAAGCACCTGCTCCAGGAAGGCTATGAACTCCTTTCCATTTAGAGGATTCCCCTGCACAATCTTGGGACGTATAATGGACTCAACAAGCTGTTTAAACTGCTCCCTTTTTTGCACATACAATGGATCCAGTTCACTGTCCTTGATGTCACAAAGTCTTATCCTTTGAAGATGAGGCTGTCACAAATTTCAAGACTTCTTATATGCAAAATAGGACATTAAGTGCATGATGAAAATATAAGTTCAATAGTTGACTTGTATAAACATATAACAGGTGACTTCTGAGTGCATTCTGCATAGCAAAAAAATGATGGTGGTTCCAACATTCTACTAATAGGATTATGAGCTTATACAATACCCAGCAGACAAAAGGACAAcatgagaaaaataaagaaaattgaaGTATCAACCATTCAAAAGATGCCGTCAACCATGAAACATGCTCCAAATCATGTCAAGACTCAAGACCATTAGAATACTTGTTTGAATACTGATGCTTGTCAGATATTTCCTGATATGAGTACTAGGTATCCTGCTAAGATGTTGTACAACAAAGAgggaattttttaattattttgttgCATCTCTAAGCAGAGTTGTCTAAAGTACACTCAATAATTTCTGGTGCTCTTGGAGCAGATATGATATTCTGCTGTTACAGAGGGCCAACACATGCATTAACTTACAGGCTTTCTTGAATCACTTAAAGCATAACACCTTATGTATCAGAGTGACAACTAAAGTAGTGTTAATAATATGTATAGTGTCAAATACCTCAtgcttattttttgttctttgcgACTTTAGATCTTGTTGCTTGCTGAAAGATGGAAACCACAAACCATAAAGCATATTGGGACTTGGACAACATTCAGTGATTTGCATCCTGACAGGTATCACATAATCAGGATTACTATAAATGACTTTTTGTAGTGTACAACTAAAAATATGACAGCTCTCAACATTTTCCATGCCCAGCAGAGATAATGCATCTTAAAACTAGTTACAATGTCAATTCAATGAAAGATTAAAGGGGTTAAGAGGGGCAGATACCATTGCCTTTTAAACTATttatccatgttaaatttggAGGGAGATGTTAGAGCTTTATATATGATATATCTTGGCAAGCCTTTTTGTAACAATTGAAGCTTTTGGAAAGCGATATTCCAAATAATTGTTGTATCACTTGCAACGTTGGAGTTGAGAAGGGGACAATTCTGGATGAACCAATAGTTCTGCTCTATTGTTTTTTCTCAGGGGTAGATGCCTATGAAAAAAGCTCAGACTGGGGTTGTTGCATTGTGGCATTAGGAAAAGAACATTATGCCTAATATTAGACATAATAAGTTTGATGATATTGTGTTCAAACTTAAATAAGACAAACCTGGAGTTAGCAAATCAGAAAACCCAAAATCTCAAATTAAACAACAGCCATAATTGGTTTCTCAATATTGCCCTAGATAATGTTTGTTGAACACATTCCATCCTCCATCAACAATAATAAAATCAAGTTGATGAACACTGAATAAGCAAACTTCATTATGAGAGAAAAGCAACAAAGAATCTTGCAAAAACTTCGAATCTCAACTTACTGAATCATTGACATAGAATTAATGGCATATACAGCCAAGGGAAGCTAACAAAGCAGTACCTGTGGCAAGCCAAAGGCAGAGATATCGTTGGCCATTATCGCCAAGGATTTGCGAATATTGTTGACCTGATTCACCACATGAACAAGAATAGCAAATTTCTCAAAGAAAAGACGGGCATGCCCATCAATGCATATGTTTGTAAGAATAAAATAGATTTTAGAAAATAGCCCTGGGGAAAGCAACTAAAGACATTGTTTGTTCATGTATTGACTTGTCACAGGGTGATTGAATACAATACCTTATCAATATTCTCATCTCCTGCAATaacaaaaatattgaaaataaatTCTTTGGTAACTTCATAAGACATTATGAATGTCAAATGCACATGAACCGAGCACTGAATAAGACTGACCACTTTCATTTGGAACTGGCCGAAGTGCTTCATCCACCATTTCTTGAACAGAGCACCCTTCTATGTGATTGAAAAAAATAGTTTTGGTGAATAAACGAATTAAGAATATAGGAAATGTGTCATtgcataataatataattaagaaaaagggaaaaagttCACAAAAGTATAGGATGgaagacataaatagatttaaattttttatcaataataattaaTGGATGTGAAGCTGTTATTTTACTGAACAGAAGTGATATATAAGTAGCTTAACCTGTGTCTCTTTATGAAAAGAAACGGATAGAGGCGTTGAATATTAACACTGTAGGAATAACTATTCAAACACACCAGAGAAAAGAAAATGTGCATGAACCCAATAAACAGGGAATAATAAACCATTTCACAAACTTAATCTCTTTAAATTATTTCTTGATTTGTTGTTATACAATTTTTTCCACAGTCTTCTGTCATCACTCACACCCTACTTTTAGTAAAGTTGCTCTCTTGAAGTCATTAAGGATCACACTTCAAAACAAGTCCTCATTGCTTGGATCAGCATCAGTGATTTAATTTGATTGGAAATTTATTCATGTtctttttttcatacaatgaagTTCTGCGACTAAGAATTAGTAATTTTTAGGGACTTTATCCACCAAAAAAGTTACGAAATTTAGGCATCACTTTCTAGTATTATGATCGTACTATCTGTTAGGGTGATCAAATGACAATTTCTTAACCCTTTTTAGATATTATTCTAATGACCCAAATGTGGACCATTGGCATTATTTAAACTGCAAATATGgactcaataaaaaaaaatttcccaGCGTGAGAGGAGGAAACCATCAACTTACGCAGAAAATCTCGTTGGATAAGCCACAAGAGCTTTGCAGGCTCGAATGCATCCTCATTTCCCTATATGAGTGGCAAATTAGCATGAATGACTGAGAAGACACTATCATTCTATAGCATAAGTGATATTAATACATTACCTTCATTCTGAGCTCCATAGAGTAACAGACGAGCAAACCCAAAGTGGTTAGAAATGAAAAACACCAACATAATTAGTTCCGGTTAAAGGTTCTGGCAATAACACAATTCTTTGAAAACGGACCTTGCATAGAATTCGTCTGCAATTTCAACAGCAAATGATAGTCGAGATATATCTGCCTCACGAACCTACAACATGATCCACCAAAACCAAGAAAATTAAGGCATCtgaaaattatcttataattcaTAGAAATTATACAGGCTGATGAACTTTCCACCAGATAGAGAACAAACCGTCTCAGGTATATTATAAATAAGCACAGAACTGATTAGTGTCGCCAGAGCAAAGACCCTGCATTTGAATATCAACGGattatagaaaaaataaaaggaagaaaacCTGCTTTCGAAAGCAAAATCGGTGGGCCAAATTTCCAACGTTACCTGTCATCGTATACATTTGAATTCCCTACATTTTCAAATCCTTCAGTATCAATATACAGGACAGATACTTTTGATCCATTAATGACCAACTCTACTGGTGTACCCCAAACCCACAAACCTACACCAAAACACGCCTGGTCAGCAAGGGACTGAATTCTTACCGAAGAAGAAGACGGCATACATCGATGGCTACAGAAAAACAAGCACAAAAGGGAATCACTGCATTTCAAACCTTTGGTTTTAGCATCACGCATGTGCCCAACTTCAAAGCCTGCACATGAGAATTGTTTGCGGGATGAGAAGAGGTGAGTGATTCGTCGAAGGGAGAGAGACGAGAATCGCACCTTCATCGCAAGAGAGGGAGAGGAGCTGGTTGAGAAGGAAGGATTTGCCAGAGCGGTATGGGCCGATCACCTGCGATTACAAATCATGGTTAGGGAAACGGCGCCCATTGCGAACTGAATCAGCGCAACCATGAAACTCGCGCTTCCTATTTATACCCGTCAATGACCCAGTAACAAACACCTTGGCGgaatcagtatatatatatatatatatatatatatatatatattagtatcaATTTACAAGAATAATGGTGATATACCAAGTTGTtcaaattataaaagaattaagATCATTAatcatattatgaaactttagcATAGCATTATCAAAAATAGAATAAgacttgaaatatatatatttaaaaattaatttaacttTATACCTAAAAGATTAACTatataagttatttatttattaagataattaataaaaatattgcaAGAAAATAAAAGATTTGTATATGGTTTTTATTGAATTATGATAGCTTTCTTAAATATTTATTGTGATGAACTTAAAAAATGTaaatccactaattatattgatattattaaagaTGTATGATAATGTAGCTACTAGTATTATGactataaaaaatatatctattGAGCTTtctattagcataggattacattAAGGATCTATATTAAGTTTCTAGTTTTTCACTTATATAATAAATCTTCTTGACGTATATTATTTGTTAATGACATCATCTTAATTAATAAGAGTCTAAATAAAATTATTGTACCCTTGAGCTATAGAGGTAACACTTAGAAACTAAAGATTTTAGATTAAATATGATTAAAACTAAATATATGAGATGCAATCTTAGTAATTCTATGGAGAATATAATTAAGTTAGATAGACATGGACATTAAGTTCTTTTCAGGTAAATCTCTATGTATCTTAGATTAATTTTTCAACAAAAATAAtgagattaataaaaatattatttatagagtaaaaatagaatagttaaaatgataagagatgtTCTATGATGTGATAATTAGATATTTTtggtattaaaaaaaatttataaaatagttGTAAGACCAATAATGCTTTATAGATTTAAGTGTTTAGTTTTTTAAGAAACAATGTACATAAAAAGACTATGttatcaagataaaaaatattaaaatgaatgtatgaagttactaggaaagataggaaaaaaatatttttattcatgaataattaagtaTCGCTTCGATAAAGGATAATatgagaaaaaattatttaagatgataaaaaatatatgctTATGTGGTATAtttaaaagtaaaataattaatgttattagtatgagaagagaagagaaaaagaaagacctaaaaatatttaaatagaaactatcaataaaaaattaattattttgaatttaactaaacatataaGTTTTTACAAATTTCAATCGTGACAAAATATAtatgtagccaaccccaaataattatgatttatgattttattattattagcattatatatatatatatattttttggtttaatgcacttggtatatatatatacttgtgtaAACTACTTGAGAGGAAATGAAAACTTACTGCAACAACAGCTATAGGGGTTGTGATATTTTGAATTGCGTCGAGACCTTCTCTTGCGAGACGGAGTCTGAGGTGATTTGGATCTGGCTTCACTATAGGAAACCTGCAACATATGCATCAAGTTATGccaccaagagagagagagagagagagagagagtgagagaccaAAACTTCCCTTGTCCAGTTCTTAATCACTCAAACTTTTCTGAGAGAGCAATTCAAAAGACATAATTTTCCTTGCTGCAAAAGGAAAAAGATCTAcaggcttatatatatatatatatatatatatatatatatatatatatatatatatatatatatatatatatatatatacagcaaCTTTGTCAAgggattttttttcccttttccttttgtttttgtttttttgtcttaATTAACGAAGAAGGCTCATGCATGAGTTGGTCAACATCCACCTTGAGGCACAGAAAAGCTCAACTCTGCATGGCCTTCATGTCCACGTGGAAGAAGAGAAtgtgatgcttcaagaaaaagaATGATCAGAAGGAGTTTTTTCGTATACTTGACCAAAGACTCATCGCTGAGTTGATCAGCATCCAACTTTGGGCACCGAAAAGCTCAGCTCAGCTCTGCATGGATTTCGTGTTCAGTTACATGCACAGCTGACAACAAAACCACAGAGAAGAAGAGAATGCGACGgttcaagaaaaagaaagactAGAGGAAGGCAGTGAGCTTGCGCTCATTTCTTCGCTATGATTGATGTACGACATCGATCAAAGGACGACGACGAGCTGAACAAGGTCCGACCTACGACGCATGTCATGGACGAAGGAGAAGATGCAACTTACGCTCGGCGGAAATCATTTgacttggaggaggaggaagaagaagaagaagaagcagtggCTGTGAAGATCACCGCTAAGAAACACAACAGTACTGTCGAAGAAAcgtccattctctctctctctctctctctctctctctctctctctctctcttctgcagCTCGCAGCTGATCAAAGTGGGGAACCTACCTCTACGACGAGCCGAAGAGAGAAGCTCAATTATTTAAACTGTTCTATCATCACATTTTTTGTGAGGCTTTAGCTCGACCTGTCCAATCGATTGGGAAAGCAAAAAGGTGTCAGGGGGGaaagtaaaaaaaattctcattgctctttccttttttctaaaaaaatttatggtttttttttcactttccttttttttttgttttgacatAACATTTGTTTTTATTTAAAAACTTATTGCATTTCTTGATTGAATTATTTCTAGTAGAATTTTATGTCCCAACAATATGATGCTTAATCTTGTATGCCATATTTTAATTAAGAATCTAATAAGGAGCTAACCCTCTCATAAAATTAGTCACAAATATTATCATTATGTTTGATTGATTAATTGACTAATCTATTGCCATTAAATACCAAAACAATTGGATTAGCtcatgatgaaattgtgcatCATTTTATGGATTTTTGTTGTTAATCCACGCTgccattttataagttatttattTGTGAACATTTTAGTAATTGTTGAATTTTTGTAGTTTGCTATTATATCTGTGCGACACATTTATTTTACTGTTTGTGTATCTATTTAAACAAATTAAATTATTCATACGAATAAAATAAGATTGTTCCCACAGCTCCGAAGGTTAAAAAAGGACTTgaaaattcaatttttttttttttcactttttggtAATAATCTGAATTTTACTACGTTTGATAATTTTGGTttagaaaaattttaaaagtcaaatctaagatactttttttttaaaatttttatgtacaGATTTAGATATTTAATTAATTTCTAATTTCTAATTTCTAATTTTCAAGATTTCTAAATTATAAGTTTAGAAATATTCAATTCTTGGATAACTTTAAATTCTGAAATTGCTTTAAAAATAACCTTCCTGCAATTTAATTCCTTAAAAAAACTTGCCATATAAcaatttttattaaaaactaaACCTTTCTATTTCAGGAATAATCAATTTAAGTATATCTAAATTGGTAAGTTAAAAGAGGAAAGTACGAAATCTGTTTTGACCTTTTATTCTAAAGAAAACTAAAacaaattcaagattgataagacTAAAGTCAAAAACTAATAGAACAAGAGAATTAATAAGAGGTAAATGGTGAAAACGAGATTATTTCAATTAGATTGTAGCATGAGTGTAAAAGCATCGGGTAACACTAATAATATTGTGATGTTTATCAATAAAAGCTTTGATAGGAAATATATAATCACTTGTCATACGAATGTTATTGAAAGAAAATGCCCAAATGACTCAACACTCCTCGCTTACATGGGTAGAAGTCCAAGAGACAACTCGGATTGATTACCAACTATCTTCAATGTAGAATATTTATAGAAGTATTTTTAGGAGTATAAGGGGCAGATCAGGTCAATTACAAACCGCTTCCCCTACGAAATATTCTCAAGAATATTATTGGGAGTCCAGGGATAGCTCATATTAGTTACAAATCATCTCCCATACgaaatttttacgaaatttttacgaAATATTTTATCTCTTCAAGGTCAGGCATAAAAATACACTCTCAATTCTAGGTAAGGGAGGCACAAACCAAGAACTTAAATATAAAAAAGTTGACATTAggactaacttaagcatcgaagggatCGACCTAGGAAGCTTCTCCCGACTTTAATCTTTATGCATATGACAATTCTAGACTGCACTTTCCACCTTGAATGACTTGACACATATGGATCAGGGACATGTCAAAAGGATATCAATGATATTTTCCTTTAATATTTTGGTACTAGAAGGAGGGTCTGATATCAAAGAAGCATCCGCAAGCTGACCTTGTCAACAAATATTTGGGTGAGGCTTTGTCCCCGACTCATAGTACTTTTACTCAAACATGATAATAGCCACCCTTTCCTCACATTGATGCATCCACTTCGGCATAAGTACCGATGCAGTATTGACGTCTGTTCAATAACTTAAGACTCTCACCCTTGGGAGTGTCGCCGGGCCATCTACTCGTCCCTGCTGAGGTATTCTTAAACCTTACCCAACAAATGCAAGCACTAGTCAACATAATGCAGTCTGTTGCTTTGCTTCTACCTCGGCTAGCCCAATAAGTGATGCCATCACCTTAGCCATAGTCGGTAGTCAGTAGCCCGACAGCCACTTACATCAGCATCTATTGGGGTCCCCACACTCAGACGAGTTGCCAACATTTTGGGGCATACGAGGCCCATTGAATTGTTGGCCGAGGGAGCACCCCACTCTTTGACCATGGAGTTTAGTAGATCGCCCCATCACTGCTTTGCTCCGCTCAAATTCGAAACTCACTCGGTCGATTCAATGGACAATTCCTTGAGAATCTAACTATAGCAAATGGATCGACGCTCAGAAGAGATGTGCCGAGACTTTTAGTAATACAGGGGTGAGGGATAGGTTGACCCCAACTCAGATTGGTCACCATTTATCTATGATATCTAGGAGGAGCCAATCTCGATAAACTTTTACCTTCCATTATTGGAGGCCTTTGATGGCGCTACTAGACCAACGGAACATATTGTCACCTTTCGGACTTAGATATGGCTATATGACACTTCTGATACCCTAATGTATCACGCTTTCCCGACCACAGTAAGAGGCTCGACAAGAAAGTGATACACTCATCTAAAACTACTCTTCATCAGCTCTTTTACTTAATTTACAAAAGAGTTCGAGCTCTACTTCTATGGGAATATGTGTTGAAAAACCATCAAGGGAATATCACATGTGCaatgaaaaaataaaacaaaattatttCCCGAATAAGGAGCATCGGATCGTCGGGTGATGACCATGAGCGTAAAACTCAAAATTACAAAAATCACACCAAGAGGGTAAGACGTTCTCACCTAGGGAAGATTGTGTCCCCTAATACACAGATCTTGGTCTGACGGATGAAGGAGTTCTCGcgaactcctctctagcggtaatccatacAGTGGATGATAACGACAACACATCTCTTCCTTGCTACGTGTTCTCTCCTCATGATAGTGCATCACCATGTAGCAACAATAAGCAAGAAGGAGTCGGCCCTCTTGTTATCGTCTCACACTAGAGAGGGGGCTCACGACAAGAGAGAGATGGGAGGAAGAGATGAGGAGACCGACGACTCTAGGGGTCTACCCTATAATTCTTTGAGCCccactcatatttatagagagccCCTTCAtgaa
The DNA window shown above is from Musa acuminata AAA Group cultivar baxijiao chromosome BXJ2-4, Cavendish_Baxijiao_AAA, whole genome shotgun sequence and carries:
- the LOC135609207 gene encoding uncharacterized protein LOC135609207, translating into MVDEALRPVPNESGDENIDKVNNIRKSLAIMANDISAFGLPQPHLQRIRLCDIKDSELDPLYVQKREQFKQLVESIIRPKIVQGNPLNGKEFIAFLEQTLDALNEGEIPSTGSIAEVFNKEILERCLKLYNKEISNLQLPVPEDKLLLAHEVSKAKANNLFDKQYFGWRSAKQSLLKFNNEIKKVYDTHITENKYLSIKLCEASWSECEDRMDGLLATGLPSMRKFNASFDQCNEHFERDCVGPSKEKYALKMVKMLQKCRSHFTKEYYRRLTFNLLLFSATIPVVGHVVKFAFLRYCGYLMVTFSLYLEMHTRLYGSVQLLRNSPSFQIVEIAWEMIVGNNLVLNRWTIAVAILQCVPILGWLFYKKNIDGCLLLPFKVVLGLLKAALGKSRLSNNPKTQ
- the LOC135608799 gene encoding uncharacterized protein LOC135608799; amino-acid sequence: MVKEWGAPSANNSMGLVCPKMLATRLSVGTPIDADVSGCRATDYRLWLRFPIVKPDPNHLRLRLAREGLDAIQNITTPIAVVAVIGPYRSGKSFLLNQLLSLSCDEGFEVGHMRDAKTKGLWVWGTPVELVINGSKVSVLYIDTEGFENVGNSNVYDDRVFALATLISSVLIYNIPETVREADISRLSFAVEIADEFYARSVFKELCYCQNL